The Penaeus monodon isolate SGIC_2016 unplaced genomic scaffold, NSTDA_Pmon_1 PmonScaffold_367, whole genome shotgun sequence genome window below encodes:
- the LOC119570727 gene encoding uncharacterized protein LOC119570727 produces MICTICGKQPIRLKRHIQQIHKKEGKELETLYNEAKYKFKGISYKECSICGRGLRHMRLHLTRTHKLDPSTPEYRVALGNQSEYSRPVSKERLSKIRSRRCHMNAHVPVSVFEWIRYETRAGASVDGTGMRRNVRSVLEILKQNSLNFMSLVTPNSIDKTYKIIYEELVKKYKHLSISVILGHVKRFVDWACSEADYVISPRVRREHELYTKLCRRKGGRENFDRKIEEYLPTLRDIGPLIHSVKHRYIINGLLERPSETIENESIDLIHATIAWPCILKSGVRTGVLMNMCVNEVLGATKYQEGFIIRVRNHKTSEHYGPYQIGLNEEEYAIIFNFIRNRTWTSDYVFSTKGGKKFSLSNIQRFMRVLFNIYGLRDMRITTIRKFLTSHIHKEGNDNMIEATASLLKHSIKTARRDYKAMQHDRDALKTANNLAHMLKDQLRALNIGLPDESDPSEERVGNIGSIDHVQNQVDVIDEDTQQTHMVIRPEGHLENAEDLVDDHEMEHLILEDDEEYNIEKKHEKLQQMEPEERVLKKEEDREENNNDKGNEMTINPNNRHHCKTKIYVKSPELFLTHCGESSSNNPSLPETINKRKNVGPRRFFLPEHLALIKNTFKFHIQSGLKPTYREVREKKDILKEIYDYGYDTKSIERKMAESVRSQIRLNKGN; encoded by the exons ATGATCTGTACAATTTGTGGAAAG CAACCGATTAGACTGAAGCGTCATATCcagcaaatacataaaaaagaaggcAAGGAGCTAGAAACACTGTATAACGAAGCAAAATATAAATTCAAAGGGATCTCCTATAAAGAATGTTCAATATGTGGAAGAGGTCTTAGGCATATGAGACTTCATCTTACACGTACGCACAAACTAGACCCTTCCACACCAGAATATAGGGTAGCGCTGGGAAATCAATCGGAATATTCTCGACCTGTAAGTAAAGAGAGACTTAGTAAAATCAGAAGCAGGAGATGTCACATGAATGCCCACGTTCCAGTATCAGTATTTGAATGGATTAGATATGAAACAAGAGCAGGGGCAAGTGTCGATGGGACAGGTATGCGTAGAAATGTCAGATCTGTactggaaattttaaaacaaaactcacTGAATTTTATGAGTCTTGTCACACCGAATTCCATCGACAAGACATACAAAATCATCTATGAAgaattggtaaaaaaatataagcatcTGAGTATTAGTGTCATATTAGGTCATGTGAAGAGGTTTGTTGATTGGGCGTGTTCTGAGGCAGATTATGTAATTTCTCCTAGGGTAAGAAGAGAACACGAACTGTATACAAAACTTtgtaggaggaagggtgggagggaaaactttgatagaaaaatagaggagTACCTTCCGACACTAAGAGATATAGGGCCACTCATTCACTCAGttaaacatagatacataataaatgGCTTGTTGGAGAGGCCGtcagaaactattgaaaatgagAGCATCGACCTTATTCATGCAACCATCGCTTGGCCCTGTATACTTAAGAGCGGGGTTAGAACTGGGGTGTTGATGAACATGTGTGTAAATGAAGTACTAGGTGCTACGAAATATCAGGAAGGATTCATAATAAGGGTGCGAAATCACAAGACTTCGGAACATTACGGACCTTATCAGATAGGACTCAATGAAGAGGAGTATgccataatatttaattttattagaaATAGAACATGGACTTCAGATTATGTGTTTTCCACAAAGGGTGGTAAGAAATTTTCTCTGTCAAATATACAAAGGTTTATGAGGGTGTTATTCAACATATATGGACTCAGAGATATGAGGATCACTACAATTAGGAAATTTTTAACAAGTCATATTCATAAAGAGGGAAATGACAATATGATTGAAGCTACTGCATCTCTCCTGAAACATAGTATTAAAACAGCTAGAAGAGATTATAAAGCAATGCAACATGATCGGGATGCTCTAAAAACAGCAAATAATTTAGCACATATGTTAAAGGATCAACTCAGGGCATTAAATATAGGTTTACCAGATGAAAGTGATCCATCTGAAGAAAGAGTTGGTAATATTGGATCTATTGATCACGTACAAAATCAAGTGGATGTTATAGATGAAGATACACAACAAACGCATATGGTTATTAGACCCGAGGGACATTTAGAAAATGCTGAAGATTTGGTAGATGACCATGAAATGGAACATCTTATACTGGAGGATGACGAAGaatacaatatagaaaaaaaacatgaaaaactacaacagATGGAGCCGGAGGAGAGAGTattaaagaaggaagaagacagagaagagaacaaTAATGACAAGGGAAATGAAATGACTATTAACCCAAATAATAGGCATcactgtaaaacaaaaatatatgttaaatcaCCAGAACTATTTCTGACCCATTGCGGTGAATCTAGTAGTAACAATCCATCACTGCCTGAGACCATCAACAAGAGGAAAAACGTCGGTCCTAGGAGATTTTTTTTACCTGAACATCTCGCTctcataaaaaatacttttaagtTTCATATTCAAAGTGGGTTAAAGCCCACATATCGAGAAGtcagggaaaagaaagatatattgaaagaaatatatgattATGGGTATGATACAAAAAGTATTGAAAGGAAAATGGCAGAGTCTGTTAGATCACAAATTCGCCTTAATAAAGGCAATTGa